GTTCCCATCGCCCCGTATCCTGGGGGAAAATTATATAATATAATCGCAATTTTCCGATCTTTGGGAGGCGTTTGCCGCAGTTTAATCCAGTTTTTCAACCTTCCCGTTAATCTGCTTAACCGTTCGGGAATTAGATAAATATCTTCCCCAACTAACCCACCCAAAGCGATCGTATCGATCGCCCCATCGAGTTCTGGTAAAGCATACAATACCACGCTTTGCAGTCCCCCAATCCCTTGGCGCGTCCAAGAGTGAATATCTTGAATTAATAAAGGCGCAGCGACGATATATGGAATATTTTTGGCGCTGAGGATGCGTTTTGCTACCTCCACCTGTCTCCCAGCTTCCATCGAACCTGCGGGACCTCCCACCAAAGGAAAGCCGATGGTGGAGACTATAGCATCAACTTTAACCGCATCTGGCAACAATGAAGGTAACTCTTTAATCCCTTTTTGTATGCAACTAATTTCGTAATCCGTCGTCATCCAATCTCTAACCGCAACGTGTCCTTCCACCCCATTAATAAAAATTGGAAGAGGGATTAATCCAGCAGTTTCAAAATGACGAATCAGTTGCGGAATATAAAGCTGTTTGGTAATAACGTGTTTGCGATATAAAAGAATACCCACCACAGGCGATTGCGGTAGAGACGCGATATATCGCGTCTCTACGTGGGTTTGGCAATACCATTGAATATATTCTTGTGGCGATGTGAAATAATCTGGGTAATCGGGATGCAATAAACCCATATTTGGGGTTTCAATTGGGGGTGGAATTTCCCCAATCGTCAATCCCAGATATTTTTCTGCTAAAACCCAGAATAAAGCTGCGACATTATCAGTTCCTCCAGCGTTCCAATAACCGTAAATAATCAACCAATTCCGCAGATCTTGAACTTTTTGTCCTGGAACGAATTTGAGGAGTTTGGGGCCAATTTTGAGGAGGCTGAGGTATCCCGCTAACTTGTCTTCTTCCCGTCCTTGACTGAACTTATCTAAGATGAATTTGACGGGTTTTGGCATTCCTTTGGGATTATCCCCAATTTTAAACGCCCCAATCTGGGTTAGGCTAATTAATTCTAAGGAGGATTCAAAAATGAGGCGAATTGGGATCTGGCTAATTCGTTCTCTCAGCCACAAAACTTGGTCATAATCAAAGATTAGGCTGCCAAAAAAGACTTGCGCGCTATCTAAAGCTGCTGCTACAGTATCGGGTTGAGTGGTAATATCGCGATCGCTAAATACCCTAATATCTAGTTCCGTACACCTAGATGTCGCCATTTTTGCCGCTTGGCGATACAAATCGGCATTAAATGATTCAAATCCAGCAATTAAAACAATTCGCAGCATTTAGTTTTTAAGTAATAAGTAATAAGTCAGGAATATTACCCAAAGTTTGTGAGTATACTCAGAAATTTGCCGAGCAGTTTATCTATCTATTGTAGAATTTTTTCACAATTTTTTTTACCTTGAGTTAACCAAGACTTATCATATTCATATAAAAGATTTCTTGTTATCTGTTCAGTATTTGAGAGAATACAGAACCTATTACCATATAGGAAAAGACTGGAAAATATCAGAATCTAATATCTGTCGAATTGTCCACAAGATTGAAAATATTTTAATTCGCTCTCGGAAATTTAGTTTGCCTGGAAAGAAAGAATTATGGAAAACCTCAGCCCATGAAGAAATTTTGGAAGATGGGAGATTGACACACAAAGTCACTAACAAAGTTGAGAGTTCTCAATAGGAAATATAGCCATCTTTTTGGGTACTATACCAGAAGATCGCCTCATATATATCGGATTTATGGCGATTGAGGAGACTTGTAAATTATGAATAACTGGTTTAACTCAGCATTGAAAGCCGCAGGCGGAACGGCTAGCAATCTTGGCAAGAACATTAGTGAAACTACGTCTGATTTGGTTAAAACCGTTCAAGGATGGCTGCCTTTTTCTGATGAAGATACGCTAGCTTTTTTTGCTGTACT
This DNA window, taken from Merismopedia glauca CCAP 1448/3, encodes the following:
- the bchH gene encoding magnesium chelatase subunit H, translating into MLRIVLIAGFESFNADLYRQAAKMATSRCTELDIRVFSDRDITTQPDTVAAALDSAQVFFGSLIFDYDQVLWLRERISQIPIRLIFESSLELISLTQIGAFKIGDNPKGMPKPVKFILDKFSQGREEDKLAGYLSLLKIGPKLLKFVPGQKVQDLRNWLIIYGYWNAGGTDNVAALFWVLAEKYLGLTIGEIPPPIETPNMGLLHPDYPDYFTSPQEYIQWYCQTHVETRYIASLPQSPVVGILLYRKHVITKQLYIPQLIRHFETAGLIPLPIFINGVEGHVAVRDWMTTDYEISCIQKGIKELPSLLPDAVKVDAIVSTIGFPLVGGPAGSMEAGRQVEVAKRILSAKNIPYIVAAPLLIQDIHSWTRQGIGGLQSVVLYALPELDGAIDTIALGGLVGEDIYLIPERLSRLTGRLKNWIKLRQTPPKDRKIAIILYNFPPGYGAMGTAALLNVPRSLLNLLQSLRSQGYTIGDLPEDGEELINRVKEADNQISGNKVNVKFLEKWLGYLQISRIEKQWHSLTGTGIKTDGDDFLVGGIQLGNVWIGVQPPLGIAGDPMRLMFEKDLTPHPQYAAFYKWLEHDFEADAIVHFGMHGTVEWLPGSPLGNTGYSWSDILLGNLPNLYVYAANNPSESMLAKRRGYGVLISHNVPPYGRAGLYKDLVSLRELIAEYREAPVKNYVLKSAICQKIVDTGLEADCPFTEARKLGIEFSVENARLFSKDIFNKYLVTMYE